One Actinoplanes missouriensis 431 DNA segment encodes these proteins:
- the rnhA gene encoding ribonuclease HI has protein sequence MSSSPVSVEIYTDGACVPNPGPGGWGAVLRYGKAEKDLCGGEANPTTNNRMELMAPIRALETLNRAPLSVDIYTDSVYVRDGITKWVARWRANGWQTSARQPVKNVDLWQRLDAAVRRHEVRWHWVKGHAGHPENERADRLAARGLQEAVEAAKS, from the coding sequence ATGAGCAGCAGCCCCGTCTCCGTGGAGATCTACACCGACGGCGCCTGCGTGCCGAATCCCGGTCCGGGCGGCTGGGGCGCGGTCCTGCGGTACGGAAAGGCCGAGAAGGACCTCTGCGGCGGCGAGGCCAACCCGACGACCAACAACCGGATGGAGTTGATGGCGCCGATCCGCGCGCTGGAGACCCTGAACCGGGCGCCGCTCAGCGTGGACATCTACACCGACAGCGTGTACGTCCGGGACGGCATCACGAAGTGGGTGGCCCGCTGGCGGGCCAACGGCTGGCAGACCTCGGCCCGGCAGCCGGTGAAGAACGTCGACCTGTGGCAGCGCCTGGACGCCGCGGTCCGCCGGCACGAGGTCCGCTGGCACTGGGTGAAAGGCCACGCCGGGCACCCGGAGAACGAACGCGCCGACCGCCTGGCCGCCCGTGGCCTGCAGGAAGCAGTCGAAGCCGCGAAATCCTGA
- a CDS encoding ABC transporter substrate-binding protein, giving the protein MRSTRRSLAARLTAAGAGLVLLLTAAACSAGDDTDAATVEVFTWWAEGGEKAGLDALVSRFTADCPGQQFTDGVVAGGAGINAKQVLTARLAQDDPPDTFQVHAGAELTDHIDAGQVQDLTAEYDAWGLRQALPEGLVDDLTVNGKIYSVPANVHRANVVWTNPQVLSGAGIHTTPKTITAFLRDLEKLRKSGIESPLALGRDWTQLMLLEAVLISKLGAEKFSGLFTGETSWSSSAVSTGIRDFGKLVSYSNADRDAMDWPDAERLLIDGKAGYQVMGDWEAADLEAKGFKAYDWFTFPGNGEVFQWLADSFVLAEGAPNPEGTKCWLKTVASAEGQGAFNAAKGSIPARTDAITPAGTVLSSYQQSAMEDWRTATPVPSCAHGSACSQAWQNAVNNALSAYSTTQRSTTALHQDLIAAANQFIKQE; this is encoded by the coding sequence ATGCGCTCCACTCGCCGTTCCCTGGCGGCCCGGCTCACGGCGGCCGGGGCGGGGCTCGTCCTGCTGCTGACGGCTGCCGCCTGCAGCGCCGGCGACGACACCGACGCCGCCACGGTGGAGGTCTTCACCTGGTGGGCCGAGGGCGGCGAGAAGGCCGGTCTGGACGCCCTGGTCAGCCGCTTCACCGCGGACTGCCCCGGCCAGCAGTTCACCGACGGCGTGGTGGCCGGCGGCGCCGGCATCAACGCGAAACAGGTGCTCACCGCCCGCCTGGCGCAGGACGACCCGCCGGACACGTTCCAGGTGCACGCCGGCGCCGAGCTCACCGACCACATCGACGCCGGTCAGGTGCAGGATCTGACCGCGGAGTACGACGCCTGGGGCCTGCGCCAGGCTCTGCCCGAGGGCCTGGTCGACGATCTGACGGTCAACGGCAAGATCTATTCGGTTCCGGCGAACGTCCACCGCGCCAACGTGGTCTGGACCAATCCGCAGGTGCTCTCCGGCGCCGGCATCCACACCACCCCGAAGACGATCACCGCGTTCCTGCGCGACCTGGAGAAGCTGCGCAAGTCGGGCATCGAGTCACCGCTCGCGCTCGGTCGCGACTGGACCCAGCTGATGCTGCTGGAGGCGGTGCTGATCAGCAAGCTGGGCGCGGAGAAGTTCTCCGGCCTGTTCACCGGCGAGACCAGCTGGAGCAGCAGCGCGGTCTCGACCGGGATCCGCGACTTCGGCAAGCTGGTGAGCTACAGCAATGCCGACCGCGACGCGATGGACTGGCCGGACGCTGAGCGGCTGCTGATCGACGGCAAGGCCGGTTATCAGGTGATGGGCGACTGGGAGGCAGCCGACCTGGAGGCCAAGGGCTTCAAGGCGTACGACTGGTTCACCTTCCCGGGCAACGGCGAGGTCTTCCAGTGGCTGGCCGACTCGTTCGTGCTGGCCGAGGGCGCGCCCAACCCCGAGGGCACGAAATGCTGGCTCAAGACGGTCGCGTCGGCCGAGGGCCAGGGCGCGTTCAACGCCGCCAAGGGCTCGATCCCGGCCCGCACCGACGCGATCACCCCGGCCGGAACCGTGCTCTCCTCCTACCAGCAGTCCGCCATGGAGGACTGGAGGACGGCGACGCCGGTGCCGTCGTGCGCGCACGGCTCGGCCTGCTCCCAGGCCTGGCAGAACGCGGTGAACAACGCGCTCAGCGCCTACTCCACCACCCAGAGGAGCACCACCGCGCTCCACCAGGACCTCATCGCGGCCGCGAACCAGTTCATCAAGCAGGAGTAG
- a CDS encoding DNA polymerase domain-containing protein: MAEKRGTSTSKKGTGEERHGVPLTNLDQELFPGAGATKRNLVDYLDVMSSRMIPVLRDRPLSVIRVLPKHGRQTKPDEQTKPGEQSKPDEQTKPDEQTKPDGRDTFMQKNLPKYTPEWVPRTSIWADASHREVVYALGNDRRTLIWFGNQRAVEYHPGLTLAGSHHPTHLIMDLDPPDDHESPITGFRLAVQAARLVRQVLADAGMTGAVKTSGSKGVHVFVPLAPETAPDDVAAAQRAVAARAERLDPELATTAFIREDRHGKVFLDATRAGGATVAAAYSPRIRPGVPVSFPVGWADLDDVSPGDFTLHTVPALLGDRDPWAEALPAPQPLEKSLIDEGHTIPVARVQAMHEGKRRARAKREAEG, from the coding sequence ATGGCGGAAAAACGCGGCACGAGCACCAGCAAAAAGGGTACGGGTGAAGAGCGCCACGGCGTGCCGCTGACCAACCTGGATCAGGAGCTGTTCCCCGGTGCCGGCGCCACCAAGCGGAACCTCGTGGACTACCTGGACGTGATGTCCAGCCGCATGATCCCGGTCCTCCGCGACCGCCCGCTGTCGGTGATCCGCGTCCTGCCCAAACACGGCCGCCAGACCAAGCCGGATGAACAGACCAAACCGGGTGAGCAGAGCAAGCCGGATGAACAGACCAAGCCGGATGAACAGACCAAGCCGGATGGTCGGGACACCTTCATGCAGAAGAACCTGCCCAAATACACCCCCGAGTGGGTCCCGCGAACCAGCATCTGGGCGGACGCCTCCCACCGCGAGGTCGTCTACGCGCTCGGCAACGACCGCCGTACCCTGATCTGGTTCGGCAACCAGCGCGCGGTGGAGTACCACCCCGGCCTCACCCTCGCCGGCTCGCACCACCCCACCCACCTGATCATGGATCTGGACCCGCCGGACGACCACGAGTCCCCGATCACCGGCTTCCGGCTCGCGGTGCAGGCCGCCAGGCTGGTGCGCCAGGTGCTCGCCGACGCGGGCATGACCGGAGCGGTGAAGACGTCCGGCTCCAAGGGCGTGCACGTCTTCGTGCCCCTCGCGCCGGAGACCGCGCCGGACGACGTGGCAGCCGCCCAGCGAGCCGTCGCGGCCCGCGCCGAACGACTCGATCCCGAGCTCGCCACCACGGCGTTCATCCGCGAGGACCGGCACGGCAAGGTCTTCCTGGACGCCACCCGGGCCGGCGGCGCGACGGTGGCGGCCGCCTACAGCCCCCGCATCCGGCCCGGCGTGCCGGTGTCCTTCCCGGTCGGCTGGGCGGACCTGGACGACGTGTCGCCCGGCGACTTCACCCTGCACACCGTGCCCGCCCTGCTCGGCGACCGTGATCCGTGGGCCGAGGCGCTGCCGGCGCCGCAGCCGCTGGAGAAGAGCCTGATCGACGAGGGCCACACCATCCCGGTGGCCCGAGTGCAGGCCATGCACGAGGGAAAACGCCGAGCCCGCGCCAAACGCGAGGCCGAGGGCTGA
- a CDS encoding ABC transporter permease, which produces MSAGTFTPAPGRAPMRTIIGKQIRMELLLTARRGEAVVLAMGVPLLVLLGAGLFEVTNLPTDDRLGFVVPGVLALTVMSTAFTGQAITTGYERSYGVLKRLGASPLTRPGLLLAKTAAVLVQIVLQVLVLAAVGFAVGWRPHGDQLLPAIAVTVLAAAGYSGLALLLASVLKPETTTGAATLIYVLMLSVGGIMFAAPDLGAAGWFLLPLAAHAEALRDTLLYDASVPVAIWLSLGLWAVVWLTAAARNFRWE; this is translated from the coding sequence ATGAGCGCCGGAACCTTCACGCCGGCGCCCGGCCGGGCACCCATGCGGACGATCATCGGCAAGCAGATCCGGATGGAACTGCTGCTGACCGCCCGTCGCGGCGAAGCAGTGGTGCTGGCCATGGGCGTACCGCTGCTGGTGTTGCTCGGAGCGGGCCTCTTCGAGGTGACCAATCTGCCGACCGATGACCGTCTCGGTTTCGTGGTTCCCGGTGTGCTCGCGCTGACCGTGATGTCCACGGCCTTCACCGGCCAGGCGATCACCACGGGGTACGAGCGGAGTTACGGCGTTCTCAAACGACTCGGCGCCTCGCCGCTGACCCGGCCCGGCCTGCTGCTCGCCAAGACCGCCGCGGTGCTGGTCCAGATCGTGCTGCAGGTGCTGGTGCTCGCGGCGGTCGGCTTCGCGGTCGGCTGGCGTCCGCACGGTGACCAGCTGCTGCCGGCGATCGCGGTGACCGTGCTGGCCGCCGCCGGTTACAGCGGCCTCGCGTTGCTGCTGGCCAGCGTCCTCAAGCCGGAGACGACGACCGGCGCCGCGACGCTGATCTACGTGCTGATGCTCTCGGTCGGCGGGATCATGTTCGCCGCTCCCGACCTGGGCGCGGCCGGTTGGTTCCTGCTGCCGCTGGCTGCGCACGCGGAGGCGTTGCGGGACACCCTGCTGTACGACGCGTCGGTCCCTGTCGCGATCTGGCTCAGCCTCGGTCTGTGGGCAGTGGTCTGGCTGACGGCCGCCGCCCGCAACTTCCGCTGGGAGTAA
- a CDS encoding ABC transporter ATP-binding protein, producing MVGGDGAAAVEISDVVVRYGETTAVGGVSLSVPRGRVLALLGHNGAGKTSLLQVCEGFRRPDAGRARVLGLDPVGDHDALMPRLGIMLQSGGVYPWAAAGEILQLFASFAANPLDTGMLMDRLGLRKVARTRFRRLSGGEQQRLSLAVALVGRPELVFLDEPTAGMDTEARHTTWQLIEELRADGVSVLLTTHLLDEAERLADDVVIMRSGRVAATGTPAELTAAAGIDLLEVRADPGIDLAGLRALTCPEGQRTVTEGSPGEYAIAGELDTRALADVLGWFAGVDAHVTAVSSRRRTLEDVYLSLTASNNPAANNPAANNPANPVGASQ from the coding sequence ATGGTGGGTGGCGACGGGGCCGCGGCGGTCGAGATCTCCGATGTCGTGGTGCGCTACGGCGAGACGACGGCCGTCGGCGGAGTGTCACTGAGCGTGCCCCGGGGGCGGGTGCTGGCGCTGCTCGGCCACAACGGAGCGGGCAAGACCAGCCTGCTGCAGGTCTGCGAGGGATTCCGGCGGCCGGACGCGGGCCGGGCCCGGGTGCTCGGGCTGGACCCGGTCGGCGACCACGACGCGCTCATGCCCCGGCTCGGGATCATGCTGCAGTCCGGCGGCGTCTACCCGTGGGCGGCGGCCGGCGAGATCCTCCAGCTCTTCGCCTCGTTCGCGGCGAACCCGCTCGACACCGGCATGCTGATGGACCGGCTCGGCCTGCGGAAAGTGGCGCGCACCCGGTTCCGGCGGCTCTCCGGCGGCGAGCAGCAGCGGCTCAGCCTCGCGGTGGCCCTGGTCGGCCGTCCCGAGCTGGTCTTCCTCGACGAGCCGACGGCCGGGATGGACACCGAGGCCCGGCACACCACCTGGCAGCTGATCGAGGAGCTGCGGGCCGACGGCGTCTCGGTCCTGCTCACCACCCACCTGCTCGACGAGGCCGAGCGCCTCGCCGACGACGTGGTGATCATGCGGTCCGGGCGGGTGGCGGCGACCGGGACACCGGCCGAGCTGACCGCGGCGGCCGGCATCGACCTGCTGGAAGTGCGCGCCGACCCGGGCATCGACCTGGCCGGGCTACGGGCCCTGACCTGCCCGGAGGGGCAGCGCACGGTGACCGAGGGCTCGCCGGGGGAGTACGCGATCGCCGGTGAGCTGGACACCCGTGCGCTGGCCGACGTGCTGGGCTGGTTCGCGGGCGTGGACGCGCACGTCACCGCCGTGAGCAGCCGCCGGCGGACCCTCGAGGACGTCTACCTCTCTCTCACGGCAAGCAACAACCCCGCTGCCAACAATCCTGCTGCCAACAACCCCGCTAACCCCGTTGGAGCGTCGCAATGA